tgtattgaacagtctggggccgttgtgggtgaggctggaggcaaggagggtttttatcctccctggtgtcctggaggagaggctttgtcttGCACATGAGCGCCCAGAACGCTCACTTTCACGTGCCCTCATTAAGTCAGGGGTAGGGTTGGGCACCTGCTTCTcaagattttccaggtgtatattattctatatctctctctcttcgtctctgaGAGTAGAGTCCCAGCTTTTGCAGGCTCTGCCAATAGTTGAGCTCCCTCATTCCATTAATTGATCTTGTGAAACTCCTCTGGACTGACTCTAGCTCCTGCATGTCCCCCTGTTTATGGGGAGACCACAGCTGGCTGCAGTGGTCAAGGATTGGCTGTATGAGGGTCTTCCACAGTGTCAGCATGACCTCTTGCTCCCTTGAATGGAAGGTACGCAGAACCCAGCCAACCATGCGCCTGGCCCTAGTGGCGGTATCCTTGATGTGCTGCTGGAAGGTGGCATCATTGTCCATGAGGATGCAAAGGCACTTGACTGCATTGCTTGGTGGGATTGGCTGCTGTGTTTTTGTAAGTAACTCGGTGGAGTGGATGAGTTCAGTATTGGGGcccagtctcattatttcaaatttatcctcattgaattgcatgttgtttgtgtcAGCCCAGTGGAAGACCCTCTGGATGTTTGCCTGCAGCTGGACAACATCCTCAGACTTACTGATCCTGTGGCTTAGGGTAGTGTCGTCAGCAAAGGAGGACTGGAAGGAGCCCGTGACTGTCTTTTCAATGTCGGccatcaggaccaggaagagtagggggccaagaacagagccttgggggactctgctgctgactttctcaggctgtgacttgtggccgtcgacagctactgcctgagtcctgttggtaaggaagctgtgcagccacacaaccagcttccctgctatccccatggccctcagcttgtggagaaggatgccgtggtccactcggtcgaaggccttagcaaagtctaagtagaccaagtctacatttttgccttcagcaaggccctggagcagccactcatagtgggccaagaggttggagagacaagaccttcctttacgaaagccatgctgagagttactcatcaagctgttttcttcaaggtggataatgatcttgtttcttaatattttctcaaatactttGATAAGGTGGGAGGTGAGGGCCACTGGCCTGTAGTTTTTGGCCTGGCTTCTATCTCCCCCTTTGTGGATTGGGGAGATGAAGGCCTCTTTTAATATTGATGGTATAATTCCAGTGTCCAGGCAGCAGCGCCAGAATTTGTAGAGGGAGCGTCAGAGCTTCCTTGCATCTTAGTAAAAGGATGGATGGCACACCATCTGGTCCAGCAGCAGAGTTGATTTTTAGTTCACTGATCGCTTCCTGTACATCAGTTATGGTGAAAGGGATGTTCACAAGAGCCAAGTGATGTTGGGTGTGCACCTTAAAGAACTCGGCAGGTTCGAGAACAATCTTGGCAGGTGTATGATGCGAGAAGACTATGGTATACTGCTGGGAGAGAATCTGGCATGTTTCCTCAGGGGTGTTTGACATCATCCCATTTCCTGCCTGAAGTGGTCCAACCTTGACTTGCGTTTCCGAGAATTTCTTGCAGTACTTGAAGAAAAATTTAGGGTTGGCCTTGATATTGCACACTGCCTGCGTTTCTTCCCAGTCACGTTGCTTCTCGTGTGAATCCTTGAGTTCATTTTCTATATGCAAGGTCTTGGCTTGCAGAGAGTTTTTCCGGGTGTCACTTTGTTGTTTGCATTTGTCTATTTAAGTTCGCCCGTCGGCTCTTAAGCACTTTTCTGTCCCTTGGTATGTGACTACTTCTGGTGGCTGGCAGTCTTCTTGTTGGCACATTACCTTCACAGGCACCGAGTGGTTTTTAGAAAGTCATTCAGCATTACCTCAGGGTTGCAAACATGGAGTTCTGACTCCCAGTCAGTGCACTGTAGTTGGGTATTTAGGAGATCCCAATTCACTTGGCTGCTGAAAAAGTTTAGTTTGGAGAAAGGGTTCTCTGTTGGTGTAGCCATTTCAGGGGAATGTGATTTGTTGTACGTAGTGTGTATCTTGAGGAGATTATGGTCAGAGAAGATGGTCCTTTCAGCTGAGACTTAGTTAATTGCATCACTGTTATTGGTGAAAAATAGGTCAAGTACattgtttcccctggttggtatGGACACATCTGAATGAGAAAGGAGGAGTTCGTAATGGACAGGAGCAGTTCGGCTTGAGACTTATCAGCGAGGGTGCTCACAGTTTGGGTTCCTTCGGGCCACTTCAGGAAGGGTAAGTTGAAGTCTCCAGTGAGGATGACGTCAGGTGTAGGAACTGGCAGGGAGTCTAGTAGGCGACTGAGAGCTTCCATGGCATTACTGAAGTTTCTAGAACAGCTGCCAGGTGGACGGTAGCAGTTGATAATCGTCATTTTATGTTGCTGGATTTGTATGGCTTGCAGTTCAATTTGGCCGTCTGAGTATGACAAGAGGGGTATTGAGTTTGGAGCAATGTCATCCCTCAAGTAAATGATTGTGCCGCCATGTGTTCTTCCTTTCCTATCTGTCCGGAAGGAGGTGTAGTTTCTGATGTGTATTTCAGGCTCCTTTATTCCTTCAGATAGGTGGGTTTCAGTGAGGGCAATGAACATAAAGTCCTCCTCCCAGGCCAGCTCTCTTGTGAATGATATCTTGCTTTGAGCTGCCTTGGGGTATAGACCCCCGAATATTGCCCACGGAATTTTTCTAATGTAGTGCCCCGACTCTGGGCCAAGCCCAGGTTGGGGTCATGGGCGACACAACTGCTGGGAGTACTTGTGGTAGTTGATTTTGCTGGGGTGTTTGCCTCGTGAAGTTCTGAAATACTTAAATTTATACTTTAATGTGATCTTATTTACATACCTTCTTGAAATGGCCAGAAGTCTTTGGCCTGCATGTACTGTACATATTATCTGGAGATAGCTATTATTAAGAGATTTGTTAGCTTGTTATATTGTGTATTAAAACTGTAGAGTGTTGCCTCATTGACTGAATAGGATAGGAATATATTAACTGGTATTTTATCGTATGAAGTTGCTAATCTTTAGCAATAAGAGTACACATATATTGAATGTGTTCTTTAAATAGAATGGGTAAATGTTTCAAATTGGTGAATTAATTAAagacaaatataatagaaatattacAATGGAAACCCatacttaaacttttttttttttcattattagacaTTTCAAAGTCCTTTTCTTGGGAACTAGGAGATCCTTCCCATATATGGCTGGTGTCTGTTGTCTAGTAGGCCTAATGTTGGTGGAACTAGTAGTAGGATAAAGAAAAGTTAGTTACAATGGAACTTTGAATATAGCGAAGGAAGCTTTTATTTTCACCGCTTAGCTTTAaagtattacagtactgtacttaattCCGTGTACTGCTCTCAGCTcggtattacagtactgtacttaattCTGTGTACTGCTCTCAGCTCGGTAAGTTTAGTGTATTATACAGTAATAACTTACGGTACTTTGGGTACAAAGTACAGtataattgaagattttttttttttccaaaagtagcATATATTTGTCATATGCACTTCTTAGTCTTATCAAACTGCAGATTTTTATTGACTTTAGGCCTAGAGGTCTTCCTTCCTATTTTGATAAGTTCtaagttttcaatttttctttatccaTATGTTAAATTACcagctttgttttttttatatattttcagagaTGTGCGAGGCAAACGATGACATGCAGGAGAGGAGGTTTTTTGATTATGAAAGTTTGATCATGGAAAAGGTTCGCCTTGGCACTTTTTGTGACTGGCAAGTCGATTACATTAAACCAAGAGACCTGGCAAGAAGCATGCTTGTTTCTGAGAGGAATGAAGATCGTACTTGCTGCTTCAGTTGCCATGTAATCTATAGAGGGTTTGCCCGGGGTGACGTGCCTTGGAATAAACACCAAAGGGAGTGTCCCGATTGCGCATTCATTAAGGAACCTGAGATCCATGGTAACGTGCCCATAGTCGACGATGATTATATCCCATACGAGCAGCTAAATCGAGGGTTAGGTGCAGCAGCTCCGCCGAATCCTGAAGAGGAGGAACAAATGAAAAAGGCTTTCAAGTTCATCAATGACTATCATGATTTCTTGATAACTCGTACGTTGCCTAAGCCTCCTAGACACATTTTGCGGACGGGTGAGTGATTTGTACTTGGTTTAAATCAAGAAATAGGCCAGGAAATGAGAATTTTTAATTTCCAAAAATTATTTAACTTTACTTAAATCTTTTGGTTTTAGACTACAGGCCAGAGTTTGCTGTAACAATTGCtcaaatttaaagatttctttacaATGTTAATGAAATTAAGTTTTACTAAACGTAACTGTTGGATATCTAAAATGAAGCTATGAATTTAATCTGtagggaaattttatttttatatgattaaatTTAGGTGATTCCGTATATTTTGGTAAATGTAgattctattagttttttttttttttgtaattacagaAGCAATTAAAAAGCTGGTGGTAAGGAGAGCAGTTTACCCAACATACATGGATGCCGAGACTCGCAAGTTTTCCTTCAGGTTTTGGCCAAGAGAAATAGATATTAATACAGACGACATGGTTAAAGCCGGATTTTTCTCTCTTAGAATTGCGGACTTGGTACAATGCTATGTTTGTGGGGGTGGACTTTACGGTTGGAAGTCTGGGGAAGATCCTAATGTAGTTCATGCAAGATTTTATTCATTTTGTCCCTACGTAAACAGTAAAATCGGCGAAGAAACGGTAGCTAAGATAGCTGCGGAAAATCCTCCCCCATTGGCACCTGATCGTTCGGTCAATCTGACTGAGGAGGAATCTAAACTTTTGTTATCGCTTCCTGTTTGTAAGGTTTGTATGGTGAAGTTTGCACTTTGATTACAGTACCGTATTTTATTATCTTGGCCAATAGCCTGAGGTAACTTTCTGTAGGCAGAGAATACAATCtttgattacagtactgtattttagtaTCTTTGTCATTGGCCTGAGGTAACTTTCTGTAGGCAGAGAATACAATCtttgattacagtactgtattttagtaTCTTGGCCAATAGCCTGAGGTAACTTTCTGTAGGCAGAGAATACAATCtttgattacagtactgtattttagtaTCTTGGCCAATAGCCTGAGGTAACTTTCTGTAGGCAGAGAATACAATCtttgattacagtactgtattttagtaTCTTGGCCAATAGCCTGAGTTAACTTTCTGTAGGCAGAGAATACAATCtttgattacagtactgtattttagtaTCTTGGCCAATAGCCTGAGGTAACTTTCTGTAGGCAGAGAATACAATCTTTGattgttacagtactgtattttagcaTCTTGGTCATTGGCCTCGGGTAACTTTCTGTAGGCAGAGAATACAACCTTGAATTACAGTATTGTATTTTAGTATCTTGGCCATTGGCTTGGGGTAACTTTCTGTAGGCAGAGAATACAGACtttgattacagtactgtattttagtaTCTTGGCCAATAGCCTGGGGTAACTTTCTGTAGGCAGATAATACAATCtttgattacagtactgtattttagtaTCTTGGTCATTGGCAACTTTCTGTAGGCAGAGAATACAATCtttgattacagtactgtattttagtaTCTTGGTCATTGGCCTGAGGTAACTTTCTGTAGGCAGAGAATACAGACtttgattacagtactgtattttagtaTCTTGGCCAATAGCCTGAGGTAACTTTCTGTAGGCAGAGAATACAATCtttgattacagtactgtattttagtaTCTTGGCCAATAGCCTGAGGTAACTTTCTGTAGGCAGAGAATACAATCtttgattacagtactgtattttagtaTCTTGGCCAATAGCCTGAGGTAACTTTCTGTAGGCAGAGAATACAATCtttgattacagtactgtattttagtaTCTTGGCCAATAGCCTGAGGTAACTTTCTGTAGGCAGAGAATACAATCtttgattacagtactgtattttagtaTCTTGGCCAATAGCCTGAGGTAACTTTCTGTAGGCAGAGAATACAATCtttgattacagtactgtattttagtaTCTTGGTCATTGGCATTTGGAAACTTTCTGTAGGCAGAGAATACAAACTTTGATTACAGTTCTGTATTTTAGCATGTCATTGGCATTTGGAAACTTTCTGTAGGCAGAGTAcacccttattttctttttttttttttttaatattccagaaAGCATTCGAGTTAAAGATGAACTGGGATCTTATAGAAACTGTCTGTCGGGTGAAAATAGAGGAATCCGGGTTTCCCTTTAAGAACTGGAGAATATTCCTGGACAAGATAGGAGAACACCTTGAAGATATTGAATTGATGGAAATTCGGGAGCGCCAAAAGTAAGCAAAAAATAAATCTTCGGTGGGGCAAATTCAGAATATTTCTTGAAGGTTATCACTTTCAGCACTTTTTAAAGAGACCCCTTAATTTATATCTTAAGCCTTGCCTCTTCGGTAACCATTTTAATTATATCTTattaaattcatgaaaataaatttACAGATGAAAGCCTTATAGTCAAGGTTCCAATATTAGTCATGTAGTTGGTTACAGTAAATATTGCTTATTTTCAGGAAACCTGAGGACGAAAAAGAACCGGAAGTAGATTATTTCAAAAGCCTTGAAGCTGATGTGATGGAGAAAGAGGGTTTATCAAGCCTTGAAGAAGTGAAGAAAGTTTAAAAGGCtaacaaaaaaaatcaaatttatatagGTATGAAGCATACTCCAAAATTGCTTGCATAAATCAAAGCTTTATTCAAATACCAATAACATTTTGATTAAGTATagatattaaaattttaaaaaacttcaaaattatttaaaaaaaaataaatattcccaaATTCCAGAACTGGCAATTAAAAGTGGTCCCTTAGTTATTTATCACCTTTAAGGTTTCCTTAATCGCTAGAAACTATTTGAAACTTCCCTTCAGCAGTAGCAAGGTAGTTCAATCAAATTGTTTGTAAATATCAAACTGTTTTACATTTAGTTTTCACTTATTGATTGGCATGCCATTGGTGTCTAAACTGGAGAGATTTTTCTAGTTGTGCTGGTGATTTACTGTTCAATAAATAATTTATTGGAATTTGGAGTGAAGAATTTTTAATGTAGGGCAAAGAAAAAATTCAATTGAACCCTATACTGTTTACATTGTATGGGTTTTGCATTGGGTAATATTTTTGCATTACCAGACTTTTATTGCTAAAAGATTTATTGAACTTCCATTAACTAGTAAAACCATGAAATTCTTAAAACGTTAATGCACCATAGACATCATACCAGAAGGTCTTGTGTATAGTCTCGATCAATTGCTCAAAGGCACTGATCTGTTTGCAGCCTTGTTAACAGTGTAATGGACTGGTGGTCATTCTTAGCCTAGTTAGAATTTAACATGCCTATATAAAAGTACTGTAGGCCACTGTAGAACCTAAAATTGAAGACTGACGAAAGCATGTTCTTTTGTTAATATTGCTATGGTGAGCAGCAAGATGCTAAAATGCAAATTAGCACTGACAACTATCGGCATTACACAAGTAGTTCGGTAAGAATGGAGACTAACCTGTGAAAACCAGGCTAGTAAATTTGCCAAATAGTTAAGTTACCAAAGAAACCCTTCAgaataaaatcaagaaaatatgGGAAAGACTTTTATTCCTTCCCAAGCCTTTGACTTCTAATCCATTAAATGGGGTGCCTGTTTCCTATCAGCCTTTATAATTCAAAAATTTTACTGAACATTCAACTTTAAAAATGATTTAGGTTGAAGTCTGAAGCTTAAGATAGTTGAAAAGGTTTATTTTAAAAGTGGTACGATCATAATTGCTGGAACAAAGATGGCACAAGAAACCTGTTGGAAATAATTAAGGCTGAAACGGTTTTAAAAACGCTGATGTTTGGAGATTAGAAGTACTGTGGGCAAGCATCCAGGGCTTCACTAACCCATATGTTAAAATTACCATACAGGAAGTAACTTGAGGGACTTTGTTTTGAGAATGTTGGTTCAACTCTTTACTCGACATGCTAAACGTCTACTACAACTCTCAAAGAAGCTTCAATTTTCCATAGTAGGATACAGAGAGTATGAAGTAGGGTTGCGTCCACATGATTGAACACTGTTCGGTGAAGTTTCTCTTTGATGTTTCATAAGTTGTTGCATGGATCCAAACTATGTCAGTTAAGCAGTGAGAACCTGCTTGTAGTGACTAGTGATTAGTGGAAGAGTAACAAAAAAGTCAACATGCATAATTTTGCTGCTGTGCGGCACTAAAAAAAGGTGCAGAGTAGTCTTTCTATGATACTATGGGAGTTGAGAAGCAAGTCAGAGCTAGATTTCATAATTTAAATGAATggtttcaaataaattttacaatctTTTCTTTAAAATGGAACCAACTGTTTCCAAACAGGATGCTATTAAAAGATGATTAATACAGAAGCCTAATTGCAGGCAACACTGCTGCTTGTTAACAGGATGCTACTATACGTTGTATAGTTGCATCCTGAATAGTATGCAGCACTTTAATACACAAGATGTCTAAGCAGACAGTGTGAAATTTTACCTAAAAATCAGTAAGCTTCCCAAAGGTTGAAGTGGTGCTGTTTATACAacctatttttaaatattaaacttggccggtgaatatataatagctgacgtctcagacggctcgacagaattcaaaaactcgcgagcgatcgccatgaaggtagcgggtgtgcccaccagcgcagactatcggccagataccgcatatacatgtaaacagcttcagttcttctctgtcggtttcatcgacaagtctattccactcgctattatgacctcgagttttctaccgaattggtgaagtacttggttttggttttattgctttcgccgtgttggattattcaatactatccttaaaagaaatgcttttgaaaggagagtaaaagtgttttgcccttgctcttttatctctggttttttccatagagtaaagatggctgacccttcccttagtgtacggaagtgtgttttaggcttttagcaattatcttatcaagttataaattgttgttgttaattatagattttcctctatatattttatatctcgcccgcctttattaggcctctttgattagctttccatttatactaaacatcaagataaattctatgttttgtttatatgcggccttacctattcctcccctagtccgagagtaggcggtcctaacttggaaaccgaagttaaacaacgttgagcccattcaatttTTATTTTCGATAGTtgaaatcatttgctctgtaagttatgaaatgaatattttttagtagatattttatgaaagattttctttgaatagtcttcgtgctgtttcaaagatgaactaaccgtttgatttatttatgctacgcagtttgcgctctatcgttacgatagagaaagagagaatcactgtttcactttgcagaaagagtaaatcgattttgaagttttgttcattcttctttcaaactgaagtgttttaaatacaaatttaaaggaacttgttaattttcaatttcttagtcctttcagttttttcctttggtcaaataacctgtttattgacgaagggtgagtgggcatttctcttctgtgtgaaatcgagagagagagagagagagaggaagagataaCGTTCCAAtcttattctcgtcccaagcgagtaacttttttctcgattcagttttttactcgtcccaagtctctgtacggggagaaaggataaaactttttttagtttttattctcgtcccaaggcactgtacggtgggagattgaaaacgtagtctttaatgaactagtgtttagtctcctccccagtcactgatccttttaactttatatttttccgttttattcgatatatatgtttactgatttttgcttgtactaatgtgcttacattataagactcatttcgcaattataaccttttgatgtaggggagaattgcgtgcttcaggtagaaatcggttttattcatgcctaatgtgaaattattgaaaaatacgatttcagtgaagtaagtgcaaatcagaaaatcgtagtgataaagtgataattgcacaaagtgttttttagtgttgcaaccgagggttcgtctgttcgtgcttgtcgttcacctagtccgagacctctttcaggctcccatgctaccagggagaagtaatgttgtaggacttatggggacgagaggctttaaccaacgaacaaacgttccctctatggtatcgggcgtgtctagcaagatcgcccctaccataagacgagcgaggctgttttttctcctcgtcatccgaaggcttctcgcaaaaaaaaaccttggagcaaagtttctagacccttaaagcggaagttcccccttcaggacaggtccatggggacagctctgaccctttgcagtcgtcggaagacggttcgcctattaaacgcaagcgtaacacggggtccaaGGGTCGCGGTAAatgcaatgttttgccaacacagactttaccgtcgtctcggcccgttccgactcctgttgatcctaaatgggttgtcctgcaggacatgcagactaagcttgcctcccttatggagaagtatgacgttgagcaggttcacgatgaaccttcgctttagagtcgccgttacactaaacgagactctggccgtcagctgcccaaatgagcatttactcgtccttttgacgttatgaaacgtgatgtcggtagtttgtcacgtcagtcacgtgacttggatcctcactcgctgcagtcccgtgttgactttcagccgctgccgcagcctcgtgttgacgttcagccgctgccgcagcctcgtgttgacgttcagccgctgccgcagtctcgtgttgacgttcaggacgttcgccaaccagctcagttgccttgttttgacgttgaacgtcaagcaccgcagtcaagagttgttttaactgctctatctaggcagtcaaggcagtctcgacttgacgtcgagcgtcctcccgcacctgttgttgttgctggtcagtcctttaagcagttacatgacgtagcgtccttgactgctactgttgctcctttgcgtgtggactctgcttgtcaagcattgccaccacggcaggtctctcccttgcttgagactcggcaattgtcggacgaggttccttcagatgaggaagttgctgatccccctcctactgatattcccttggggactttgtcagacggagaggagcctaaagctgctcagccctctatggactttaaataaatcatgctgatttttaaggatctttgtccggaccattttgtaactgctgctcctcgttcgcctaaacgtcagagtttacactaggcctagctacttcgaagcagttgttttctaagctagtgctctctcgctcttctaattgagctttacgtttgctaggcgactggttgatcaccaggaggagtttgggggagacagcctttgctttccctccttttaaactggcttatagagcgagcgtctggtatgacacgggagaagttctcggcttgggagttcctgcctctgcccagagagacttctcaagcctcatagactctccccggcgcctggccatgagacgctccaagtttttatggtcggcttcagagctagaccatctcctgttaggagtttttcgagcgtttgaagttttgctgtacaattatgtcatgcatgaacaaggctatcagggatggctccaatgatctgacagccacgttctctgcaggaacaagactatcagggatggctccaatgatctggcagccacgttcactgcaggagtacttaagatgtaagtgcgctcaatgtgttcattgtcaagacaaacttcacgatgaagactaccaagctgtcttgacagcattaagggaaggcgactggatggtctctctcgaccttcaggatgcatactaacacatcccgattcatccaaactttcaactacatctgaggtttgtggacgggaaagtaatgtaccactgtcgggcactgtactccgacctcattcctgctcctcttgtttttacaaggcccttgcaaaatgtagcaagctttctacattttttgaggattcagagcctccctttattttgacgactggctaatcagggcgtcgtcattatatcgcagtctggagagcctctaatggacattagacctaaccaaggagctaggtctcatagtgaacgtagagaagtcgtaacttacagtatcccatcctagactattctttttttgggaatggagatagtgtctgatttttcggcccttttcgtctcccgcaagaatggaacaagctctgttaaaagtccttcacttgcaagagaaaaacagttgctctgtaagagtttgaactagcctcgtgggaactctttcatcgctggagtagtttatctctctggggagactcaacctatgccctttcctatttcacctaaaacattggaacaaggagaagggcttagtgagtatctctttcccaatctccaattcagtctagacatgtctgacttggtgggacagcaacatcagacttcgagaaggtctttctcttgcgatcaagaacccaaaccatgtgttgttttcagatgcagcgggtttgggttagggagctccactggacagtctggaaggctcgggtctttgatccacggatcagaaggaactccatttaaggcagtaacatctctcctttggcaagatttgtgcaaggaaaaatgaatgtcttggcggacggcctcagcagaagaggacaagtcatctccatggagtggacgttgcataagactgtgtgcgagaagctatggatgacatggggtctacccaccatagatctttttgctactctctctgacagaGGCtatcgacttactgctttccagttccagatccagaggcagctcacatagacgctttcctgctggactggtctcgcctggacgtttatgcctttccacctttcaagatcctagacaa
The DNA window shown above is from Palaemon carinicauda isolate YSFRI2023 chromosome 37, ASM3689809v2, whole genome shotgun sequence and carries:
- the LOC137629317 gene encoding uncharacterized protein, coding for MADIEKTVTGSFQSSFADDTTLSHRISKSEDVVQLQANIQRVFHWADTNNMQFNEDKFEIMRLGPNTELIHSTELLTKTQQPIPPSNAVKCLCILMDNDATFQQHIKDTATRARRMVGWVLRTFHSREQEVMLTLWKTLIQPILDHCSQLWSPHKQGDMQELESVQRSFTRSINGMRELNYWQSLQKLGLYSQRRRERDIE
- the LOC137629684 gene encoding E3 ubiquitin-protein ligase XIAP-like → MCEANDDMQERRFFDYESLIMEKVRLGTFCDWQVDYIKPRDLARSMLVSERNEDRTCCFSCHVIYRGFARGDVPWNKHQRECPDCAFIKEPEIHGNVPIVDDDYIPYEQLNRGLGAAAPPNPEEEEQMKKAFKFINDYHDFLITRTLPKPPRHILRTEAIKKLVVRRAVYPTYMDAETRKFSFRFWPREIDINTDDMVKAGFFSLRIADLVQCYVCGGGLYGWKSGEDPNVVHARFYSFCPYVNSKIGEETVAKIAAENPPPLAPDRSVNLTEEESKLLLSLPVCKKAFELKMNWDLIETVCRVKIEESGFPFKNWRIFLDKIGEHLEDIELMEIRERQKKPEDEKEPEVDYFKSLEADVMEKEGLSSLEEVKKV